The segment ATGTTGATGACCACGCATCTGTCTGAGACATCTGTCTCAGGGAGGCCCTGCGGGCATCCGAGCTACATAAGAAGGGAAAAAGTATTGCGGCGATAAGAAAGGCTATAGACAAAGAATTCGGGAAATAGCCTGACCATCACTGTCCTTGACTTTCCCTCAGATTTTTGTAAAATATAGATGTGACTGTAAAAAGAGATATTATAAAGGCTGTATTTCCTGCTGCAGGTCTGGGGACAAGATTTCTGCCTGCGACAAAGGCATCTCCAAAAGAGATGCTCCCCCTTGTTGATAAACCTATGATTCAGTATGTTGTTG is part of the Nitrospirota bacterium genome and harbors:
- a CDS encoding PCYCGC motif-containing (lipo)protein → VDDHASVUDICLREALRASELHKKGKSIAAIRKAIDKEFGK